The DNA window ACCACAGGATGGATTGGCGGGTCACAGCTGAATTTTAACGGCGCCGCAGCGGGATTCATGGCGCGGACGAGCGACGGCGGAACCACGTGGACCGGTGGACTGGTGGGCGGTGACTTCAGCTCCATCAAGGACATCAGCCTGCTTGGTGTCAGCAACGGCTTTGCCCTCCTGAGCGGCGGGCCCGGCGGACCAAGCGACAGCAACCTGCTCATCTCCAATGACGGAGGCGCGACGTTCACCTCAAAGGCCATCAATGGGCAGCCCTCCTCCCTGTCATTCATCGATACCGCCAAAGGCTGGGTAGCGCTCACAAACGGAAATGTGCAGAGCACCACCGATGGGGGCAGCACCTTTGCTTCGCAGGCTTCCGGTATTTCCCAGATAAATGCCGTCCAATTCATAAGCGTGAAATAGGGCTCCTGCCGCCGGCAGGAAATCGCATTGACTCCCGGGCCGTATTCCTGGTATACTCACCTCAGGGCCTGATCAAAGCATTTATCCCTGGCGGAATCTTTACTTTATGGATTATGGCAGAGTTTTCCAGTTAATCAGGGAATTGAACCGTCATGAGGTTGAATACATCGTCGTGGGGGGAATTGCCCTTGCGCTTCACGGGGTGGTGCGCGCCACGGAAGATATCGATATATTTATCAAGCCGACCAGAGAAAACGTGGAGAGCCTCAAGAGCTCCCTGAAAGCCCTGTGGAACGACAATGCTGTCGAGGATATCTCAGCTGATGATCTGCTGGGAGATTATCCCGCCCTGACCTATGGCCCGCCTGATGACTCCATGTCCATTGATATCCTTACAAGGCTGGGAGAAGCATTTTATTATCAGGATCTTGAATCGGAAACGGCTGAAGTGCAAGGTCTGCCGGTAAGGATTGCGACGGTAAGCACCTTGATCCGCATGAAAAAAGATACCGTCAGGCTGCAGGATAAAGCCGATGTAGAAGCCCTGCGCAGGAGATTCGAAAAAGAGGGGGATGAAAGTGCCTCTTAAGAAGTTCCGCACCATTGAAGAAATGAATGCCGGGAGCGCTCCGGAAGGCGGGAACAGCGCTGCGAGGATGGAAGCTCTGGCAGCTCTGATGGAAACCATGGTTCCCCCCCTGTGCAGGAGGGGAGTGCGGAAATTCAGGACCATCGAGGAAGCCAATGAAGCGCGGCTCACTCTCGAGCGGGAAAGGGCAGAGAAGTTAAGAGAAAAGCGATAAGGTCTTCGTTTTCGGTTACGCCATCTCCGAGCTCGATGATTATGCGAGCGGAGTCAATCAATTGTTTCATTATGGCCACATCGACCGGCTTCATGAAATACCCGAGCGGGTCAAGGTCCTTGGCGCGCTCCATGCGATCCCTGTCGGAATAGCCCGTCATGAAAATCACCGGGACGGAATACTCTGAGGTGATGATGCGGGCGGCCTCGATGCCATCTGTCTTTCCCGCAAGATTTGCATCCATCAGCACAAGGTCCGGTTGTTTTTGAGCAACAGACGCCACTGCTTTTTCTCCCGACGCCACCAGGGCGCATACTTCATATCCCGCCTGCTCAAGCTCGCATTTAATTCCGAGCGCGATAATGGCTTCATCTTCAGCAACAAGGATTCTTACCGGCTTTTTTCTCATCATACCCCCGGGATTTTCGAGGTCTCGGCGAAACGGATCTGGCATGTGAGCCCCCGCCGGGCCTCGAAATAGACTTCTCCCTGCAGCTGATGCTCGGCGAGCGCGAAAATGCTCTGCATCCCCAGTGACTGCTGACCGCGAAAATCGAAGCCGGGCGGCAGCCCGACGCCGTTATCTGAAAAAACAAGCTCCAGCATGGTATCCCCTGTTTTCCTTAATTGAAGCGAGATCTCACCGGTCATGTCACCGGGAAAAGCATATTTCAACGCATTTGACATAAGCTCGTTCACAATTAATGCGCAGGGGGTGGCTATGTCTATGGAAGCTGAGACAGGCTCAAGATCAATAACCAGGGAGATCTTGCCGGGAGACACCTTGAAGCTCTGCATCAGCAGGGTTGCCAGCTCAGAGAAATACTCCCTGAGGTCAACGCGGGAGAGATCCTGCGACCGGTAGAGCATCTGGTGGACCAGCGCCATTGCCTTGATCTTCTGCGTGATCTCCCTCGCGAAGTCTGAAATCCCGGTATTTTTTCGTTGGGCGGCTTCAAGGACAAGCATGGAATGAATCACCTGCATGTTGTTCTTGGTGCGGTGATATAACTCGCGCAGCAGGATTTCCTACTCCCTGAGAGCCTGGAGAATCTTCGCCTCTGCCCGCTTGCGCTCCGTGATGTCATCGTAAATGGCGACGATCTCGCCGCCGGGCAGCTTATATACCCGGTTTTCCCGCCATGTTCCCGGGTCGTGCTCATCGCGGTAAAGAGCGGCAGGGAAATATTCCGCCTGCCCGGTCCTCCACACACGCTGGAAAACCTCAAACACGCCGAACTCTTTCACCCCGGGGAATACCTCCGTGACGCGCTTCTCCAGGATGCTTCCCCTGTCTACTTTCTCGATGAGCTCCCCTGCCTTGTTAAAATCCCTGAAAACAAAATCCTCACCGTTATCGACAGCCCCATAGACGGCCACTGCGCTCGGCATTGTGGAGAAAAGCTGTTTAAAGCGCTCCTCGCTCTCACGGATCGCCTCCTCAGCTCGCCTGCGGTTCGTGATGTCGCGGGTGACTGCCCAGAGGTACCTGGGCTTTCCGGGCGAATCAAAAACCGAAAAGCCTGGAGCTCGATGGGGAAAACCACTCCATCCTTACGGATATACTCTTTCTCAAAGATTCCTGAATAGCCTTCCTTGAAAAGCCGGCGGTTCCAGATCTCCTCGCGCTCCCATGAATGCCATTTCTCAGGCGTGATGCTGTCGAAGCTTTTCATTGCCAGCAGTTCCTCTTTGCAGTAACCGAGCATGTCACAGTATGCCCTGTTGGCATCGACAATCCGCCATTGAGGGTGAGCGCCACCAGGCGCCGGAGGCTGTCTCTTGAGAAAAGAACAGGCTCCGCGCTGGCGTGATCAGCTTAAACATCCTGGAAATAGCTCTTTATCCACTCCGGGCGAGGCGGTGGAGAAGACCTGAGCATATCGCGCCATTTCTCGTCGGTGAGGCGGTCAGCCATGGGGTGCCTGAACTCGTAATAGGAGAGCACGGGGCCCGCGGCAAGCACAATATCACCCTCGGGGCGGGCATAGGCCACAATGATATAATCCACATATCCCGAGGCTTCCTCGAGCACCTGGCCTGAGTTCACATCAGTATGCACATCGCCGATAATGGTGGTCTTCAATCCCTTTTCATCAACCTCACCGATGGCACCCTTCAGAGCAACGGGAAAGCTCCCCAGGAAAAGGTTGTCAGCCTCTGTAAGGGGAGTATTCTCCACCTGGCGGATGCAGATCTCATTGAGCCTCTCGAGGGTTTTCACCAGCGACAGAATTCTCATCTCGGACTGCGCGTCCAGGACACCCAGCTCTTTCAGTCCCGCGTGGGCCATCCTTGCCGTGGTGAGCATTTTTGCATAGAATTCAGGAAGCGGCTCCACGATGCCCTTTGGCGGCGGCGGCGGAGTGGGAATGACCGGTGCTCTCACGCAGGTGGTAACCTCCATCCGCATCGTATAGCTCTGCTTGGCATAGAGGATGGTGTCGTGGCGCAGGGCTGCCCACGAAGAGAGGGCCGTGTCAAGCTGCCGGTCAAGCCAGGCATCCTGCCGCTGGTAGGTCTGGTATCCCTCGCCTCTCTCCGCCACCAGGGATTTCAGGGCATAGAGCCAGGACCAGTAGAGGTTCCGGTTCCAGTCCTCGGGCTTGAGGGAGGCGAACTCGGCCCTGAGCCTTTTTATCTGGGGCGCATATCCGGGCCACTCATCATTTTTTCCCTGCCGGATGTGCTCTTCCGCCCGTCTGCTTCCCAGGACGCTGAACACGTCAAGCCCCATGGGGACACCCCGGGCTGAATAGAGGGTTTTACCTGTCTGTCTGTCCTTGAGGTAGGTAACGGTAAAGCGATCGGGAATCTCACCGGGAAGCATCCCCACTGCCGGAGAAACCAGCTCTCCCAGGATATATGAATCGGGAATATACCGCTGCCCCATGAACCGGAAGCCCATGGTGGCATCCAGGACCCGGTCAAGCTCCTTCACTGATGCCGGCTTTTTCGCATCGAACTCGTTGAGGTCTATGCCGGCATTACCTGTCCCGGAAAAAATTGCCGGCCCTTTAAGCTTCGCAAGCTCAAGAACGAGCCTGGCATATTTCTCTTCTCCCTCCAGGTCGCCGGGAGAGAGCGTGCTTCCAAAGACTTTTCGCAGGCAGTCCCGGTAATCATAGATGGTGAGGTCATCGGAAAATCCGACGTAAAATGCGGTGACGGCATAGATCCGGTCCCATGCATCGGTTATCTTTTTCCCGCCCCCAAGGGTGAGGGTGCCGCAATATTCCGAAATGAGCGAGGCCTGGATGGTCTGAATCTTTGCATTTTGCCTGTTTACCAGCGCACGAGCAGGAGGAATGAGGGGCCCGCAGATCTCATTCCCTTTGAGCAAAAAGGTCATGCGGCCGAACCACATCATTCCCCTGAAATATTTTTTCAGTGTCTCGCTCCTGGTATAGTGCCCGCGGGGCTTATACTGGCTGTAATCCTCCGGAACCCGCATGAGGGCATGAGCCTGCGCGTCTGCATATTCGGCAGGTCCCTTGTGCTCTTCTATATTTTTGCACTCCCATTCCACTACCTCTCTTACAGAGGAGGGAGGCCGAAAGGCAGGATCAAACTGGCACATGGCCACGGAAAAATAGGCAACATTCCGCTTTGCGGCTTCCCTGAGATCACCTGTGAGGGCAGTGTAATCCTTCTCCGACTGCGCGAGCAGCGC is part of the Candidatus Eremiobacterota bacterium genome and encodes:
- a CDS encoding sensor histidine kinase, whose product is MLLRELYHRTKNNMQVIHSMLVLEAAQRKNTGISDFAREITQKIKAMALVHQMLYRSQDLSRVDLREYFSELATLLMQSFKVSPGKISLVIDLEPVSASIDIATPCALIVNELMSNALKYAFPGDMTGEISLQLRKTGDTMLELVFSDNGVGLPPGFDFRGQQSLGMQSIFALAEHQLQGEVYFEARRGLTCQIRFAETSKIPGV
- a CDS encoding PAS domain-containing protein — its product is MPSAVAVYGAVDNGEDFVFRDFNKAGELIEKVDRGSILEKRVTEVFPGVKEFGVFEVFQRVWRTGQAEYFPAALYRDEHDPGTWRENRVYKLPGGEIVAIYDDITERKRAEAKILQALRE
- a CDS encoding DUF3160 domain-containing protein → MTKAFLKHYKPEKKNFTLKMPAYTLPLDFAKVSNLKDLERTYLTNARCKELLGKNGFVVYKGGPQEDITAPYREIIDRKVPIYVTADTPLHLFHVQFDETLKNMEEKVFYPEIMDVTRALLAQSEKDYTALTGDLREAAKRNVAYFSVAMCQFDPAFRPPSSVREVVEWECKNIEEHKGPAEYADAQAHALMRVPEDYSQYKPRGHYTRSETLKKYFRGMMWFGRMTFLLKGNEICGPLIPPARALVNRQNAKIQTIQASLISEYCGTLTLGGGKKITDAWDRIYAVTAFYVGFSDDLTIYDYRDCLRKVFGSTLSPGDLEGEEKYARLVLELAKLKGPAIFSGTGNAGIDLNEFDAKKPASVKELDRVLDATMGFRFMGQRYIPDSYILGELVSPAVGMLPGEIPDRFTVTYLKDRQTGKTLYSARGVPMGLDVFSVLGSRRAEEHIRQGKNDEWPGYAPQIKRLRAEFASLKPEDWNRNLYWSWLYALKSLVAERGEGYQTYQRQDAWLDRQLDTALSSWAALRHDTILYAKQSYTMRMEVTTCVRAPVIPTPPPPPKGIVEPLPEFYAKMLTTARMAHAGLKELGVLDAQSEMRILSLVKTLERLNEICIRQVENTPLTEADNLFLGSFPVALKGAIGEVDEKGLKTTIIGDVHTDVNSGQVLEEASGYVDYIIVAYARPEGDIVLAAGPVLSYYEFRHPMADRLTDEKWRDMLRSSPPPRPEWIKSYFQDV
- a CDS encoding response regulator; translation: MMRKKPVRILVAEDEAIIALGIKCELEQAGYEVCALVASGEKAVASVAQKQPDLVLMDANLAGKTDGIEAARIITSEYSVPVIFMTGYSDRDRMERAKDLDPLGYFMKPVDVAIMKQLIDSARIIIELGDGVTENEDLIAFLLTSLPFPARE
- a CDS encoding DUF6036 family nucleotidyltransferase is translated as MDYGRVFQLIRELNRHEVEYIVVGGIALALHGVVRATEDIDIFIKPTRENVESLKSSLKALWNDNAVEDISADDLLGDYPALTYGPPDDSMSIDILTRLGEAFYYQDLESETAEVQGLPVRIATVSTLIRMKKDTVRLQDKADVEALRRRFEKEGDESAS